DNA sequence from the Cohnella herbarum genome:
ACAAATGGTAAGTTCGAATATCGTCTTGGTTAACCGTCTTCTTAACTAAACGCATTCCTAAGATGTATGTGAAAAATTCGTAATTCCGCTCTGCGCTGCTTGTAATTGCCGTTACGTGATGTATGCCTTTTAATCCGTTCATGATCTATTCCTCCAGTCGATTTTAGCTTACCCACCCTGCCGGTAAAAACACTTAACTCAACAATCTTAATATCATATATCTTAAATTTAAGATAAATATAACAGGGTTACGATTGAAAGTCAACCTAGATCAATCTCGTCGAAAAACCGACACCTATAAATTGGATGCTTGCTTCATAACCCTTTGAAGTAGCCGGGATAGAAATCGATATAGCTATTTATTCCCTTGAATCCTAAAGGGCCGAACGATTACAGGAACCTCCGTAACCTTTGTCGAATAGTAACGTTTATGGTCGTAAGTTGGCGGTACTATAAACAATTGGTACTATCCGGTCGTGTTTCTATCCTTCACAATGAACGTGTGAGAACGTTACGCACCGGTAAGGAGTTTATACGATGAGTACGAATACGCGCAAAGTAAAAATAGTAGGAACTGGAAAATATTTGCCCGGCCAGCCGATCTCGGACTCGGAAATGGACGAACGTCTCGGAGTTGCTCCGGGCTGGACACGCCGAATGACGGACGTCTCTTTCCGTCACTTCGCGGGTGCCGATGATACGGCGTCCGCGATGGGAGCTAAGGCCGCATTCGAAGCCCTAAAAGCCGCAAATCTTCAATTCTCGGACTTGGACTGCCTGGTTAGCGCGAGCGGCACCAAAGAACAAGCGCTCCCCTGCTCGGCCGTGTTCATTCAACGGGCGATGGGGATGGAACAATCTGGCGTGCCCGCGTTCGATATCGATTCGACGTGCCTGAGTTTCCTGGCCGCGCTCGACGCCATGTCCTGCATGATCGCGACCGGCAGGTACAAATACGTGCTAATCGTCTCGTCCGAGATCGCTTCCGTCGGAATGGATTGGCGGAACAAAGAAAGCGCGGCCTTGTTCGGCGACGGAGCCGCAGCCGTCGTCATCGGACCATCCGGAGACGGCGATCCGTCCGGAATCATCGGCGCTTCCCTTCGTACTTTCGGCACGGGAGCACCCTATTCCGAGATCCGCGCCGGGGGCACGAAACGTCACCCGCGCGGCCCTCTTCCCGCTCAGCCGGAAGACTATTTATTCCAAATGGACGGCCCCGCTATTTTCAAAATGGCTTCGCGCCTGTTGCCGGCCTTCACGGATGAACTTCTGAAAGCCGCCGGCACGAGGATGTCCGACTTTAAGGCGGTCATCCCACATCAAGGCAGCGCGATGGCCGTCCGACTCATGCGTAAAAAGCTGGATATTTCGGAACAACAGCTCGTTTATATCACGCCAGATCACGGAAACACGATCGCCGCGTCCATCCCCATGGGTCTTCATGAAACGATCCGGACGAGCCGGATCGGAAGAGGCGACCGCGTGTTGCTGATCGGTACGGCCGCCGGGCTTACGTTGGGAGGGCTCATTCTTGACTACTAGCGCAGACTCTGACTCCCTTAGCATTCTTATCACCGGAGGGAGATCTCCAGCTGCTTTGGAGTTGTCTCGCCTGTTTCAAGCCGCCGGGCATCGCGTGTACGCAGCCGAGTCCATTC
Encoded proteins:
- a CDS encoding beta-ketoacyl-ACP synthase III — translated: MSTNTRKVKIVGTGKYLPGQPISDSEMDERLGVAPGWTRRMTDVSFRHFAGADDTASAMGAKAAFEALKAANLQFSDLDCLVSASGTKEQALPCSAVFIQRAMGMEQSGVPAFDIDSTCLSFLAALDAMSCMIATGRYKYVLIVSSEIASVGMDWRNKESAALFGDGAAAVVIGPSGDGDPSGIIGASLRTFGTGAPYSEIRAGGTKRHPRGPLPAQPEDYLFQMDGPAIFKMASRLLPAFTDELLKAAGTRMSDFKAVIPHQGSAMAVRLMRKKLDISEQQLVYITPDHGNTIAASIPMGLHETIRTSRIGRGDRVLLIGTAAGLTLGGLILDY